One Plasmodium vivax chromosome 13, whole genome shotgun sequence genomic region harbors:
- a CDS encoding hypothetical protein, conserved (encoded by transcript PVX_084680A) gives MQVNASLRKCTEMEYMCHLFNTQLIEQRERINEIKKKLNSYNQTIQEQENLFNHFAKYTDGFLNNIITFFGNFTNSKRFGVFGTCARYCLVDDRNELNFGKERKSKGVKKVPNVGNIHHAYGGIDQNRRSSCSCNCSCTCCCRKIKSKKSVSNQCQNNTIVYNKTSFYVEENTNRKKNKKKGKSKKGLKKKYLQLTKNIYNLHKPYDTVEVRDLYDIYRKERPSYCDHYYVN, from the exons atgcaGGTTAACGCCTCCCTGAGGAAGTGCACCGAGATGGAGTACATGTGCCACCTTTTCAACACACAGCTAATTGAGCAAAGGGAGAGaataaacgaaataaaaaaaaaactcaactCGTATAATCAGACCATACAAGAACAGGAAAATCTTTTCAACCATTTTGCGAAATATACGGATGGGTTTTTGAATAACATCAT AACCTTCTTTGGGAATTTTACCAACTCGAAAAGATTCGGTGTGTTTGGTACCTGTGCGAGGTACTGCCTTGTGGACGATCGG AACGAGCTAAATTTCGGCAAAGAGAGAAAATCGAAGGGTGTGAAAAAAGTCCCAAATGTAGGGAACATACATCATGCATACGGCGGGATAGACCAAAACAGAAGGAGCAGCTGCAGCTGCAATTGCAGTTGCACCTGTTGCtgcagaaaaattaaatccaAAAAGTCGGTGAGCAACCAATGCCAAAATAATACCATCGTGTACAACAAGACGAGCTTCTACGTAGAGGAAAATACAAaccggaaaaaaaacaaaaaaaaaggaaaaagtaaaaaagggttgaaaaagaaatacttGCAATTgacgaaaaatatttataatctTCACAAACCCTACGACACCGTCGAAGTGAGGGACCTCTACGACATCTACAGGAAGGAGAGACCGTCCTACTGCGATCACTATTACGTCAACTGA